The proteins below are encoded in one region of Stieleria sp. JC731:
- a CDS encoding RbsD/FucU family protein → MLRHKLIHPQISSILAASGHHSTILIADGNYPAASKRGPRAELVSLNLMPGVPTCNQVLEAVISAIPVEKIETMKTETEGPYALDGDPPVWDDYRETIRAEGLGLDLQPIEKWDFYNAVSTDDHVLTIQTADQQRYANILLTVGVRM, encoded by the coding sequence ATGTTACGCCACAAACTGATTCACCCCCAGATCTCTTCCATTTTGGCAGCCTCTGGCCATCACAGCACCATTTTGATCGCCGATGGCAACTACCCTGCGGCCAGCAAGCGGGGCCCCCGGGCGGAACTCGTTAGCTTGAATCTGATGCCCGGCGTTCCCACCTGCAATCAAGTGTTGGAAGCGGTGATCTCGGCGATTCCTGTTGAAAAAATCGAGACGATGAAAACGGAAACCGAAGGGCCGTACGCACTTGATGGCGATCCGCCGGTTTGGGACGACTATCGCGAAACCATCCGAGCCGAAGGTCTAGGATTGGACCTGCAGCCCATCGAGAAGTGGGATTTCTACAATGCGGTCAGTACCGATGACCATGTCCTGACCATTCAGACAGCGGACCAACAGCGATATGCCAATATCCTGCTGACCGTCGGAGTGCGAATGTAG
- a CDS encoding glycosyltransferase family 2 protein yields MSHSNPTTLSQPEVSAFEPNSADTRHLVDRIDCALAEVGEQIEQIDKPQYAFEISIIVPVYNERQTLPKVLERIEEVMPASTETIIVDDASTDGTTVWLAALPPRDNRRVVRRIRNHGKGSAVRLGIRHSRGRVVAIQDADTEYDPKDLLQVIEPVLQGDADVVYGSRYLGEIEDPSWVHRLGNWALTAASNCMTGQRLTDMETCHKAFRGDLVRSISIRECRFGFEPEITSKVAARGVKIDEVPTGYQYRSYDEGKKITWKDGVAAFACMWRYRNPGWVGRGFQGLGRLAKRLVGSSRKTN; encoded by the coding sequence ATGAGTCATTCCAATCCAACGACGTTGAGCCAACCAGAAGTGTCCGCCTTTGAACCGAATTCCGCTGACACTCGACATCTGGTGGATCGAATCGATTGTGCATTGGCGGAAGTCGGCGAGCAAATTGAGCAGATCGACAAGCCGCAGTACGCGTTCGAAATCAGCATCATTGTTCCCGTCTACAATGAACGGCAAACCCTTCCTAAAGTGCTAGAACGCATCGAAGAAGTCATGCCGGCATCGACCGAAACGATCATCGTCGATGACGCCAGCACCGACGGTACGACGGTCTGGTTGGCCGCCTTGCCGCCACGAGACAATCGGCGAGTCGTCCGACGAATTCGAAATCACGGCAAAGGTTCGGCCGTCCGGCTCGGCATTCGACACAGTCGCGGGCGTGTCGTTGCGATTCAAGACGCCGACACTGAATACGATCCTAAAGACCTTTTGCAAGTCATCGAGCCCGTTCTTCAAGGCGATGCCGATGTCGTTTACGGCTCAAGGTATCTTGGCGAAATCGAAGACCCTTCCTGGGTTCATCGCCTTGGCAATTGGGCTTTGACGGCCGCGAGCAATTGCATGACAGGACAGCGTTTGACCGATATGGAAACCTGCCACAAAGCTTTCCGTGGCGATTTGGTGCGATCGATTTCGATCCGAGAATGTCGCTTCGGGTTCGAGCCCGAAATCACCAGTAAAGTCGCCGCCCGGGGCGTCAAGATCGACGAGGTCCCGACCGGCTATCAGTATCGCAGCTACGACGAAGGAAAGAAAATCACTTGGAAAGATGGTGTGGCTGCTTTCGCCTGCATGTGGCGATATCGAAATCCCGGATGGGTCGGACGTGGGTTCCAGGGCTTGGGGCGTCTTGCCAAACGATTGGTCGGATCGAGTCGAAAAACCAATTGA
- a CDS encoding glycosyltransferase encodes MKIKIALIIPTMDCGGAEKQLALLATGLPKDQFDVHVFLLTREGPRSEMLKQQNVPYTVIGKRFKADPSAFFRLRTALQNFAPHIAHTWIFAANAFGRAAALSAKVPVVIGSERCVDPWKSWWHFKIDRLLAKRSDAITTNSVGIRDFYQSHGIPADLFHVINNGIPPRQDSSIDRAEAFARLGVDPANKLILAIGRLWPQKRYRDLVWSGELIAATRHDTTLIIIGDGPQRAELLRFRDAVTTPKHVAFVGRRDDVADLLPHADLFWNGSEYEGQSNAIIEAMQSSVPVIASDIPGNRDLVIDRQTGRLAPLGDRADFARHSIELLDDPEQAKTLAASAKDRIATEFSVSRMVAKHSELYQTLLAKRNELA; translated from the coding sequence ATGAAGATCAAAATCGCATTGATCATTCCGACAATGGATTGCGGGGGCGCCGAAAAGCAGCTCGCTTTGTTGGCCACCGGGCTGCCCAAAGATCAATTTGACGTGCATGTGTTCCTGCTGACGCGCGAGGGCCCGCGAAGCGAAATGCTGAAGCAACAGAACGTGCCCTACACAGTGATCGGAAAGCGATTCAAAGCCGATCCGTCGGCGTTCTTTCGGCTTCGCACGGCACTGCAAAACTTTGCGCCCCATATTGCGCATACATGGATCTTTGCGGCAAACGCATTCGGCCGTGCGGCTGCATTATCGGCAAAAGTCCCCGTGGTGATCGGAAGCGAACGCTGTGTGGACCCGTGGAAAAGTTGGTGGCACTTCAAAATCGATCGATTGCTCGCCAAACGTTCTGACGCGATCACGACCAACAGCGTCGGCATCCGCGACTTTTATCAGTCGCATGGTATTCCCGCTGATCTATTTCACGTGATCAACAATGGCATCCCGCCACGACAAGATTCATCCATCGATCGAGCCGAAGCGTTTGCGAGATTGGGCGTTGATCCCGCGAACAAACTGATTCTGGCGATCGGTCGATTGTGGCCACAGAAACGCTATCGAGACTTGGTTTGGTCGGGTGAATTGATCGCGGCGACTCGGCACGACACAACATTGATCATCATCGGCGACGGGCCTCAGCGAGCCGAGCTGCTACGATTTCGCGATGCCGTCACAACCCCTAAACACGTTGCGTTTGTGGGGCGGCGAGATGATGTTGCTGACTTGCTGCCGCACGCCGACCTGTTCTGGAATGGCAGCGAATACGAAGGGCAAAGCAACGCGATTATTGAAGCGATGCAGTCCTCCGTTCCCGTCATCGCATCGGACATTCCCGGGAATCGAGACCTGGTGATTGATCGGCAAACCGGCCGCTTAGCCCCGCTGGGTGACCGCGCCGATTTCGCTCGCCATTCGATCGAATTGCTCGATGATCCGGAACAAGCGAAAACACTTGCGGCATCAGCCAAGGATCGTATCGCGACTGAGTTTTCGGTGTCGCGAATGGTCGCCAAACACAGCGAGCTGTATCAAACGCTTTTAGCCAAGCGAAACGAGCTGGCGTAG
- a CDS encoding glycosyltransferase: protein MSRSDRRLRLVLVGRHFWPHGSFDAAGHLIQLASNLHSLGQHVEVVVPRQANSCSEKFQFREFDVHRPLRMFRTGWSGRGDRSATKYIKSLREWLCQTQRDCDLIYCDSAQEECIAAVQAAKHLQVPAVVRIAGMGTSSDLSDSQGRRNVKHCVSTAMKADAIVVNNATIQRRLIIDGFGDAKTCRIPIGIGQAIQSPLQDKTLLRTALARINGDLHLFEGMSVVLSVERMQTSSGISTLVQTARILSERISGLQYWFIGDGPKRDAIFSHLKGEGLRQAMAMPGSFGIMDDVFGASDLMVHTGDDGYQSHVPRAIQMEIPLVIANTEVAREFFAVSSAEVQQQLTSADFDSPIRWFNPERPRSLRLAIESILDDPEAAKRQAVLLRKHMQGLRNEDDSLRQYMQLFRRLVDQFKAAAGDRQLDVQDGT from the coding sequence GTGAGCCGTTCGGATCGCCGTCTTCGATTAGTCCTGGTAGGCCGTCATTTTTGGCCCCATGGTTCTTTCGATGCAGCTGGGCACCTGATCCAGTTGGCATCGAACCTGCATTCGCTCGGACAGCATGTCGAAGTCGTCGTTCCACGCCAAGCAAATTCCTGTTCCGAGAAGTTTCAATTTCGTGAATTTGATGTCCACCGACCACTGCGAATGTTTCGTACAGGATGGTCGGGACGAGGCGATCGTTCGGCAACCAAGTATATCAAGTCGCTTCGAGAATGGCTTTGCCAGACCCAACGCGATTGTGACTTGATCTACTGTGATTCGGCACAGGAAGAGTGCATTGCGGCCGTTCAAGCCGCAAAACATTTACAGGTTCCGGCCGTCGTTCGTATCGCCGGAATGGGAACGTCAAGCGACCTAAGTGATTCCCAGGGTCGCCGAAACGTCAAGCATTGCGTCTCTACAGCAATGAAAGCCGATGCGATTGTTGTCAACAACGCCACGATCCAGCGACGGTTGATCATCGATGGTTTTGGAGACGCAAAGACATGCCGCATTCCCATCGGCATCGGCCAAGCGATCCAGTCGCCCCTACAGGACAAAACACTGTTACGGACCGCATTGGCTAGGATTAACGGCGACCTGCATTTGTTCGAGGGCATGTCGGTGGTCCTTTCGGTCGAACGGATGCAGACCAGTTCAGGGATATCCACGCTGGTGCAGACCGCAAGGATTCTCAGTGAACGAATCTCCGGTTTGCAGTACTGGTTCATTGGCGACGGTCCAAAACGAGATGCGATTTTCTCACACCTCAAAGGCGAAGGGCTTCGGCAAGCGATGGCGATGCCAGGATCGTTCGGCATCATGGATGACGTCTTCGGTGCGTCGGACTTGATGGTTCACACCGGCGATGATGGCTACCAAAGTCATGTGCCTCGAGCGATCCAAATGGAAATTCCTCTGGTGATTGCCAACACCGAAGTGGCCCGAGAATTCTTCGCCGTGTCATCCGCCGAAGTCCAACAACAGCTAACCAGTGCCGATTTCGATTCGCCGATTCGGTGGTTCAATCCCGAGCGTCCTCGATCGCTGCGGTTGGCGATTGAGTCAATCTTGGATGATCCCGAAGCGGCCAAACGCCAGGCAGTGCTGCTGAGAAAACATATGCAAGGCCTTCGCAATGAAGACGATTCGTTGCGACAATACATGCAGCTATTTCGCAGGCTTGTCGATCAATTCAAAGCAGCCGCAGGTGATCGACAACTAGACGTTCAGGATGGAACATGA
- the hpt gene encoding hypoxanthine phosphoribosyltransferase, protein MRILLDEEQLQAGVERLATEIDRFYGSDRPLTVIAVMTGSIVLFADLIRRLSMPQRVGVIQASSYRGGTESGQLDVSCDMLIDVADRDVLLVDDIFDTGKTLDRLTGVIKDRGAKSVKSAVLLHKHRQHEVSLRPDFVAFEIPDEFVVGYGLDYMDMYRNLPYLAVLEPEEIAATEHKSKQ, encoded by the coding sequence ATGCGAATTTTGCTAGACGAAGAACAATTGCAGGCCGGAGTCGAACGTCTGGCGACGGAAATTGACCGATTTTATGGCTCCGACCGGCCACTGACGGTGATCGCAGTCATGACAGGCAGCATTGTGCTGTTTGCCGATTTGATCCGCCGACTGTCGATGCCCCAACGGGTCGGCGTTATCCAGGCATCAAGCTATCGCGGCGGCACCGAATCGGGCCAATTGGACGTCTCATGCGACATGCTGATCGACGTTGCCGACCGGGACGTTTTGCTGGTCGACGATATCTTTGACACAGGCAAGACCCTGGACCGTTTGACGGGCGTGATCAAAGATCGCGGCGCGAAATCGGTGAAGTCGGCAGTGCTGCTGCACAAGCACCGGCAACACGAAGTCTCGCTGCGTCCAGATTTCGTCGCTTTCGAGATCCCCGATGAGTTTGTTGTTGGGTACGGCTTGGATTACATGGATATGTATCGCAACTTGCCGTACCTCGCCGTCCTTGAACCCGAAGAAATCGCAGCGACCGAGCACAAGTCAAAGCAGTGA
- a CDS encoding SEL1-like repeat protein, translated as MRINNIVHVIPAAILFVVAMTSAVSSASESGDQPVSHNIGDNAAESNRGLSQPDPSAENSESVDLGEVDSATASPLDKILREYFKRINQFNGTPDVPYSDELAARHLRSAAGQGYAWAQVITGWLHVRGQGVDQDDKEAVNWFRLAAEQGDAAGQNWLGFMLLKGYGVDRDPVAAVMLFQEAADQGLPDAQFNLGRAFRHGIGISQDYYRAVEYLRPAAESGHPRAQFDMGWMCDHQFGEAGDDADAVRWYRLAADNGSAVAQFNLGLMHEQGRGVTADLDQAISLYRKAAMQDYVHAQRALGIKYRDGKGVPQSDQIAVEWFRKSAEQGYSFAQGSLGWMYLEGRGVEQSDEEAARWFRAAAVQGNTWSTTQLAWMYLVGRGLPKDINAGVVWLKRAARDGDVWSQRELGRLYFWGTIIQQDDAESLKWYRQAAEQGDPECEYMVGLLYAEGRSVEVDDEEAIKWYRLAADQDLPAAQNNLGMMYQEGRGVPKDDSVAARWYRKAADQQFVLGQTNLGLMYLYGKGIAPDEVRAIELLQNAADAGEQNAALALQRHSEAKKSEAHRRFSMLALAGSFIGLIYMVGRRF; from the coding sequence ATGCGCATCAACAACATCGTCCATGTGATCCCGGCTGCGATTCTGTTCGTAGTGGCAATGACTTCCGCAGTGTCTTCGGCGTCGGAGTCTGGCGATCAACCGGTTTCGCATAACATTGGAGACAACGCTGCAGAATCCAACCGGGGACTCTCCCAGCCGGACCCTTCCGCTGAAAATTCAGAGTCTGTGGATTTGGGCGAAGTTGATAGTGCAACTGCCAGCCCACTGGATAAGATCCTGCGCGAGTATTTCAAACGCATCAATCAATTCAATGGAACTCCCGATGTTCCTTACAGCGATGAACTTGCAGCACGCCATCTGCGATCAGCTGCGGGCCAGGGCTACGCATGGGCTCAAGTGATCACCGGGTGGTTGCATGTCAGGGGACAAGGTGTCGACCAAGATGACAAAGAGGCTGTGAATTGGTTTCGTCTCGCGGCAGAACAAGGTGACGCCGCTGGGCAAAATTGGTTGGGGTTCATGCTTCTAAAGGGATACGGTGTCGATCGAGATCCCGTGGCTGCGGTGATGCTATTTCAAGAAGCCGCCGACCAAGGACTTCCTGACGCACAGTTCAATCTCGGGCGAGCCTTTCGCCACGGTATTGGCATCAGTCAAGACTATTACCGAGCCGTTGAGTACTTAAGGCCGGCCGCGGAATCAGGTCATCCTAGAGCCCAATTCGATATGGGCTGGATGTGTGATCATCAGTTCGGCGAAGCAGGCGACGATGCGGATGCTGTCCGGTGGTATCGTCTGGCGGCAGACAATGGTTCAGCTGTCGCTCAATTCAATCTTGGGTTGATGCATGAGCAGGGCCGCGGAGTCACGGCAGACCTTGATCAAGCGATTTCGCTTTATCGTAAAGCAGCCATGCAAGATTACGTTCACGCCCAGCGGGCTTTGGGGATCAAGTACAGAGATGGCAAGGGTGTGCCGCAAAGTGATCAAATCGCGGTGGAATGGTTTCGAAAGTCTGCTGAGCAGGGCTATTCATTCGCACAAGGATCGTTGGGATGGATGTACTTGGAAGGCCGCGGTGTCGAGCAAAGCGACGAGGAAGCCGCCAGATGGTTTCGTGCCGCCGCGGTTCAAGGCAACACTTGGTCGACGACGCAGCTAGCGTGGATGTACCTTGTAGGACGTGGCCTGCCCAAGGATATCAATGCCGGGGTGGTTTGGCTCAAGCGAGCCGCACGGGACGGCGACGTTTGGTCTCAACGCGAGCTTGGTCGGCTGTACTTTTGGGGAACGATCATTCAACAGGACGATGCGGAATCGCTGAAGTGGTATCGACAAGCCGCCGAGCAAGGTGACCCCGAGTGTGAATACATGGTGGGCTTGCTGTATGCGGAAGGGCGCAGTGTTGAAGTCGATGACGAAGAAGCCATCAAGTGGTATCGCTTGGCCGCAGACCAAGACCTTCCCGCGGCACAAAACAATCTAGGGATGATGTACCAAGAGGGACGCGGTGTGCCGAAGGATGATTCCGTCGCAGCGCGATGGTATCGCAAAGCAGCGGATCAGCAGTTCGTGCTCGGCCAGACGAACTTGGGGCTGATGTATTTGTATGGCAAAGGAATCGCTCCCGACGAAGTACGTGCGATCGAGTTACTGCAAAACGCAGCAGACGCCGGTGAGCAGAATGCTGCGTTGGCATTACAACGGCATTCAGAGGCGAAAAAATCGGAAGCCCATCGGCGATTTTCGATGTTAGCATTAGCGGGGTCATTTATCGGATTGATCTATATGGTAGGCCGCCGTTTTTAG
- a CDS encoding DUF3592 domain-containing protein produces MRNFLGFETNRFAATKHPVPESAAHQTTEQAQLKLRKSVRHVFLTQLTIKLLRAAGVLLCLIGVLKGGYNLYFENGKVGIEGTVVDLVGAKANLPSVEFVAGESIRTVSGSMPISKFSYSIGDQVGVLYDPAAPDKAQINTFRERWLFAALLVFVGFNFLCLSFIAPVVQQIVTNVVLKGYPKETEAL; encoded by the coding sequence ATGCGAAATTTTCTCGGCTTTGAGACAAATCGATTCGCAGCGACAAAACATCCAGTCCCCGAATCAGCAGCGCACCAAACTACAGAGCAAGCTCAGCTGAAACTTCGAAAATCAGTTCGGCACGTCTTTCTAACACAGTTGACAATCAAGTTGCTGCGAGCCGCCGGTGTCTTGCTATGCCTGATTGGTGTGTTGAAAGGAGGCTACAATCTGTACTTCGAAAACGGAAAAGTTGGAATAGAGGGGACCGTTGTCGATCTTGTAGGGGCTAAAGCGAATCTCCCGAGCGTTGAATTTGTTGCGGGCGAATCAATTCGTACTGTCAGTGGATCAATGCCGATCTCGAAATTTTCGTATTCAATCGGCGACCAAGTCGGTGTGTTGTACGACCCCGCTGCACCAGACAAAGCACAGATCAACACATTTCGCGAGCGGTGGTTGTTCGCGGCGCTACTTGTCTTCGTTGGCTTCAATTTCCTTTGTCTTAGCTTTATCGCGCCGGTCGTACAGCAGATCGTTACCAACGTTGTGCTGAAAGGTTATCCAAAAGAGACCGAAGCGCTGTAA
- a CDS encoding BlaI/MecI/CopY family transcriptional regulator, translated as MNQLTDSEMELLEKLWELGPATIRALSRSVYQSESDSKTASVQKLLGRMMDKHYVVCDSGKRPKEYTAAISRDEFLQRQLENLATRHCGGKLMPLATALVQTKGFNKRQRQQLRKMIDELFPPDQEK; from the coding sequence GTGAATCAGCTCACAGATTCCGAAATGGAACTGTTAGAAAAGTTGTGGGAACTGGGACCGGCCACGATCCGTGCTCTGTCACGAAGCGTCTATCAATCGGAATCAGATTCCAAGACCGCGTCAGTACAGAAGTTGCTCGGACGCATGATGGACAAACACTATGTGGTTTGCGATTCCGGTAAGCGACCGAAAGAGTACACCGCCGCAATAAGTCGCGATGAGTTCTTGCAGCGGCAGCTCGAAAACCTTGCCACGCGACACTGCGGTGGCAAGCTGATGCCGTTAGCGACCGCGCTTGTTCAGACCAAAGGGTTTAACAAACGCCAACGCCAGCAACTGCGAAAGATGATTGACGAGCTCTTCCCTCCTGATCAGGAGAAGTAG
- a CDS encoding M56 family metallopeptidase, which produces MIDSFFSTLSGATASDIWIWGLGSLPITALIAGCIWGFSRVFRHPAFWHAAWLLLCVKLLVPIAWNLPLPSVPEIRFDSTRISRGDNWSSAGRNPAISLRQNTDIGTAETAGGSSQNDATRRRLAEDSMHHRRPFSSLSLAAILLSLWGVGTAVLFASFLLRLFRLRQVLCKHSVRADVETYQAFDKVASKMGCRRRVEIRFGKVSLPPMLSSIGYSTKLYLPIELWADLDHTQRDLVLAHEIAHLRRRDDQTRWVVALTCILFWWNPIVWLACRELRQLEEHASDAAVAMQNASHLRNYAKALMHTIEFLSCDTSPAKANRPSLSRVLTPAVTMADERSFQHLSRRLALLSKPANLKWRPIHLLAISLFFVVPTGTAANKRRDGGITASEQRTG; this is translated from the coding sequence ATGATCGATAGCTTCTTTTCAACGCTCTCTGGCGCAACTGCATCGGATATTTGGATCTGGGGACTCGGCAGCCTACCGATAACAGCATTGATCGCTGGATGTATTTGGGGATTTAGCCGAGTCTTTCGTCATCCCGCATTCTGGCACGCCGCTTGGCTTCTGCTATGTGTCAAGTTGCTTGTCCCGATCGCTTGGAATCTTCCACTTCCTAGTGTTCCGGAAATTCGATTCGATTCAACACGCATTTCCAGGGGTGACAACTGGTCGAGCGCAGGTAGGAACCCTGCCATTTCTCTTCGGCAAAATACAGACATCGGGACGGCGGAAACCGCAGGTGGCTCTTCCCAAAATGATGCGACTCGTCGACGTCTTGCCGAAGACAGCATGCACCATCGGCGACCTTTCTCGTCATTAAGTCTTGCTGCGATTTTGCTGAGCCTATGGGGAGTTGGGACTGCCGTGCTGTTTGCTTCATTCTTGCTGCGGTTGTTCCGGCTCCGACAGGTACTATGTAAGCATAGCGTACGCGCGGATGTGGAAACCTATCAGGCGTTTGACAAGGTCGCCAGCAAAATGGGGTGTCGCCGCCGCGTCGAAATAAGGTTCGGCAAGGTGTCTTTGCCGCCAATGCTTAGTTCAATTGGCTACTCAACAAAGTTGTATTTGCCGATCGAGCTTTGGGCGGATCTAGATCACACCCAGCGTGATTTGGTGCTGGCGCACGAGATCGCTCACCTTCGTCGTCGAGACGACCAAACCCGATGGGTCGTCGCATTGACTTGCATATTGTTCTGGTGGAACCCGATCGTCTGGCTGGCTTGTAGAGAGCTACGCCAACTGGAAGAGCACGCGTCCGATGCGGCGGTCGCGATGCAGAACGCGAGTCATCTCCGAAACTACGCCAAAGCGTTGATGCACACGATTGAATTTCTGTCTTGCGACACGAGTCCGGCGAAAGCCAACCGACCTTCTCTATCTCGAGTTCTCACACCGGCGGTCACCATGGCCGACGAACGCTCTTTTCAGCACCTTTCAAGGAGACTTGCTTTGTTATCCAAACCTGCAAATCTGAAATGGAGACCCATCCATTTGCTGGCGATCAGTCTGTTTTTCGTTGTACCGACGGGGACTGCGGCTAACAAGCGTCGCGATGGCGGAATCACCGCAAGCGAACAGCGAACAGGGTGA
- a CDS encoding carboxypeptidase regulatory-like domain-containing protein yields MAESPQANSEQGEKKVATVKGKLTDKNGQPIAEATVTLATPEADLRYVYRLGAETMLKRTKTDSSGEYELEVPVTGQTTSASIDFSKPGFKRLVGTPMSVGDPNRIDLSVGKTAIFDAQLSPAWYVAGTVVNTSGDPMPETLVHASLRGKTFSAGVAWVETDIDGKFEIFGYQDELFELFSGGDKDSKDSLTADLGFHKRGFIDGHMESIHLLPKSERSNLKFVLKEGLTYEGQLLTPEGEPAAGRLVSFQNEDSYQYNGVYCDDDGRFRMIGLSPGKHSVTVRDVPHSSSLKTELQIERSEDQKTLKLSKVTAAIPDVIEFAGLKIGNVTPEIKEAYFIPSSVNGAIVLDQGPNLESFKIGKLAPGNVLYMVGNERVDGVEGFIHTLLAESLKPTVPLGKPGNTTAFALPEGGMAVRVVYTFADENSSGTSTRYINLTTAQIDELGELSAKLKSKR; encoded by the coding sequence ATGGCGGAATCACCGCAAGCGAACAGCGAACAGGGTGAGAAGAAAGTCGCGACCGTAAAAGGAAAGCTGACTGACAAAAATGGCCAGCCAATCGCTGAGGCGACTGTAACGCTCGCCACACCCGAAGCTGACCTTCGCTATGTTTACCGACTTGGCGCTGAAACGATGCTGAAGCGAACCAAGACCGATTCGTCAGGTGAGTATGAACTTGAGGTCCCTGTGACGGGGCAAACGACATCTGCATCGATTGACTTTTCAAAGCCGGGATTTAAGCGTCTCGTCGGGACACCGATGTCCGTTGGTGATCCGAATCGAATAGATCTATCAGTTGGCAAGACAGCTATTTTTGACGCCCAGTTATCCCCGGCCTGGTATGTCGCTGGGACGGTGGTAAACACTTCGGGTGATCCAATGCCTGAAACGCTGGTTCATGCCTCTTTGAGAGGCAAAACATTCAGTGCAGGTGTTGCCTGGGTAGAGACAGATATAGATGGCAAGTTCGAAATCTTTGGATATCAAGACGAGTTGTTCGAGTTATTTTCGGGAGGTGATAAAGATTCAAAGGATAGTCTGACTGCAGACCTAGGGTTCCACAAACGAGGCTTTATCGACGGACACATGGAAAGCATCCATCTGTTGCCTAAGAGTGAACGATCAAATCTGAAATTTGTTCTGAAGGAAGGTTTGACCTATGAAGGCCAACTGTTGACACCGGAAGGGGAACCCGCGGCAGGGCGACTGGTCTCATTCCAAAATGAAGACAGCTATCAGTACAACGGCGTTTATTGCGACGACGACGGCCGATTTCGGATGATCGGTTTGAGTCCTGGGAAGCATTCTGTCACGGTGCGCGACGTGCCCCACTCCTCCTCGTTAAAGACCGAGCTGCAAATCGAACGTAGCGAAGATCAAAAAACGTTGAAGCTATCGAAGGTGACCGCGGCTATCCCTGACGTGATTGAATTTGCCGGGTTGAAAATTGGTAACGTCACACCAGAGATCAAGGAAGCGTATTTCATACCTTCTTCGGTGAATGGCGCCATTGTCTTGGATCAAGGCCCCAACTTGGAGTCCTTCAAGATCGGCAAACTTGCACCTGGCAATGTGCTGTATATGGTTGGCAATGAACGTGTGGACGGCGTTGAGGGTTTCATCCACACACTTCTCGCCGAATCTCTCAAACCCACAGTTCCTCTGGGAAAGCCTGGGAATACCACCGCATTTGCGTTGCCCGAAGGCGGGATGGCAGTTCGAGTCGTCTATACGTTTGCCGATGAGAACAGCTCGGGAACCAGTACTCGGTACATAAATTTGACCACGGCTCAGATTGATGAACTGGGAGAACTGTCGGCGAAGCTGAAATCGAAACGCTAA
- a CDS encoding glycosyl hydrolase 53 family protein, translating to MPKVNLIGLLLSQLCFLVGCGEEASPIGEPVGRMTDRKLGFGITEGNIGYELAFASAKNAGIQFIELPQQWDEVELADGDYQSQFVAMANEVYPQLETSLVLSMNPIDTAANRVPKHLLDADWDSHERIDAFNRWFDWTIAQLSDAQIVAVSVGNEVDAYFTSHPDEIEAYARFYEQVAGHIREQIPNAVVGCKMTFPGRTGSIESALASIDSHSDAIMLTYYPLNDQFQVRDPSEVSRDFEKMVSLTDQPVYLLETGYPSGAKCQSSQARQAEFVDALFEAWDKQVNEVPVVNLVWTCDLPKSQVDSMVQYYAVQQLAYREYLQTLGLRTADGTNKAAFERVRENVRERVQSR from the coding sequence ATGCCAAAAGTGAATCTGATTGGGCTACTTCTATCTCAACTTTGCTTCCTAGTCGGATGTGGTGAGGAGGCGTCGCCGATCGGTGAACCTGTCGGGCGAATGACGGATCGGAAACTGGGATTTGGAATCACCGAAGGAAACATTGGCTACGAACTTGCATTTGCATCGGCGAAGAACGCCGGCATCCAGTTCATCGAATTGCCGCAGCAGTGGGATGAAGTTGAACTGGCTGACGGGGACTACCAAAGCCAATTTGTTGCCATGGCAAATGAAGTTTACCCGCAGCTGGAAACCTCGCTCGTCCTGTCGATGAATCCGATCGACACGGCGGCGAACCGAGTTCCGAAACACTTGCTGGATGCTGACTGGGATTCTCACGAACGAATCGATGCGTTCAATCGATGGTTTGATTGGACCATCGCTCAGCTATCAGACGCTCAGATTGTCGCTGTCAGTGTCGGAAACGAAGTTGATGCCTATTTCACATCACATCCCGATGAGATCGAAGCGTACGCCCGATTCTACGAACAGGTCGCCGGCCACATTCGCGAACAGATTCCCAATGCAGTCGTCGGATGCAAGATGACATTCCCAGGGCGGACGGGAAGTATCGAGAGTGCACTCGCGTCGATCGATTCGCACTCAGACGCAATCATGTTGACGTACTATCCGTTGAACGACCAGTTTCAGGTGCGTGATCCCAGCGAAGTGTCCCGCGACTTTGAGAAAATGGTCAGCCTGACTGATCAGCCGGTCTACCTGCTGGAAACAGGCTATCCCAGCGGTGCGAAGTGTCAGAGTTCCCAAGCGAGGCAAGCCGAGTTCGTTGATGCACTTTTCGAAGCCTGGGATAAGCAAGTCAATGAAGTTCCCGTCGTGAATCTAGTTTGGACCTGCGACCTGCCGAAGTCGCAAGTCGATTCGATGGTTCAGTACTATGCTGTCCAGCAACTGGCCTATCGCGAGTATCTCCAAACGCTGGGTTTACGTACCGCGGACGGCACCAATAAAGCCGCATTCGAAAGGGTCCGCGAAAACGTTCGGGAACGAGTGCAGTCGAGATGA